In the Corynebacterium kroppenstedtii genome, one interval contains:
- a CDS encoding DUF4191 domain-containing protein, producing MAKNDRAKEEKKAQRSAKRAQRKQTRGQMWQAFNIQRKQDNKLIPYMLLALLLPAVLLFLLGFVWGNKWLWLIIGLILGATLAMLVFSRRLQRSVYDRASGQAGAAGWALDNMRDGVGMKWVTKQGVQVNNHMDLVHRVVGTPGVVLVGEGEKQRIKPMMDKERRRLARIVGDTPIYEVVSGEGEDEVPIKKLQRYLMRLPRNIKKQEVDSLASRIESLDNVRGNMGMPKGPIPNQAKVQKGMNRRARRAAQRNKH from the coding sequence CCAACGCTCCGCTAAACGCGCGCAGCGTAAACAAACACGCGGCCAGATGTGGCAGGCTTTCAACATCCAGCGCAAGCAGGACAATAAGCTCATCCCCTACATGCTGCTGGCTCTCCTGCTGCCTGCTGTTCTACTTTTCCTGCTCGGTTTCGTGTGGGGCAACAAGTGGTTGTGGTTAATTATCGGCCTTATTCTTGGCGCCACGCTTGCGATGCTTGTTTTCAGCCGACGCTTACAACGGTCGGTCTATGATCGCGCATCTGGACAGGCCGGTGCTGCGGGCTGGGCGCTGGACAACATGCGCGATGGTGTCGGCATGAAATGGGTCACTAAGCAGGGCGTCCAAGTCAACAACCACATGGACCTTGTTCACCGTGTTGTCGGCACACCCGGTGTTGTCCTCGTCGGTGAGGGGGAAAAACAGCGGATCAAGCCAATGATGGATAAGGAGCGCCGGCGCCTTGCCCGCATTGTCGGTGATACCCCCATCTACGAAGTGGTGTCGGGCGAGGGTGAGGACGAAGTCCCCATCAAGAAACTGCAACGTTATTTGATGAGGCTGCCACGGAACATTAAGAAACAAGAAGTGGACTCGTTGGCTAGCCGCATCGAGTCCTTGGACAATGTCCGCGGAAATATGGGGATGCCGAAGGGTCCGATTCCGAATCAAGCCAAGGTGCAAAAGGGAATGAACCGCCGGGCGCGTCGGGCTGCGCAGCGTAACAAGCACTAA
- a CDS encoding RDD family protein, with protein sequence MAKDRARERKNSQRSERTSWLEGPQIPGENDGLVQSRWPGEKLGLTKSGSGSQASIMRRCGGVLLDWLVSMAITGILFYIVGPAASDGNQTELVWGNFAATTNLIVYVVVGIVSVWLFARTPGQLMLGMGVARVDQQNARVGLWRAVVRTLLTIFILPAAICDSDLRGMHDRATGTVVIRA encoded by the coding sequence ATGGCAAAGGATCGGGCACGCGAGCGGAAGAATAGTCAGAGATCAGAACGCACTAGTTGGCTTGAGGGACCGCAAATCCCCGGTGAGAACGATGGGCTTGTTCAGTCGCGGTGGCCCGGTGAGAAGCTGGGGCTGACCAAGTCAGGCTCGGGGTCTCAAGCGTCGATTATGCGACGGTGCGGGGGAGTGCTTCTGGATTGGCTCGTTTCCATGGCCATTACCGGAATCCTGTTTTACATCGTCGGACCCGCCGCGAGCGACGGAAACCAAACCGAATTGGTTTGGGGCAATTTTGCTGCGACGACGAACCTCATAGTCTATGTCGTTGTAGGGATCGTCTCCGTATGGCTTTTCGCGCGAACTCCAGGCCAGCTGATGCTAGGGATGGGAGTTGCCCGAGTAGATCAGCAGAATGCCCGAGTCGGCTTGTGGCGTGCGGTCGTTCGCACCCTCCTGACAATCTTCATCCTCCCGGCAGCAATCTGTGACTCAGACCTACGGGGTATGCATGACCGTGCGACGGGAACTGTGGTGATTAGGGCTTAG
- the glnA gene encoding type I glutamate--ammonia ligase: MAFTNAEDVTTYIKDNDVEFVDIRFTDVPGVEQHFTIPADAFDEDVINEGLAFDGSSVRGFTTIDESDMALMPDLATAQLDPFRKAKTLNMKFFVHDPLTGEAFSRDPRNVARKAEEYLASTGIADTCFFGAEAEFYIFDSVRYSTDTNNAFYEVDSVEGWWNRGAEEERDGSENLGYKTRIKGGYFPVAPYDHFQDLRDDMSRNLINAGFELERAHHEVGTGGQQEINYKFNTLLHAADDLQTFKYIIKNTAWQEGKSATFMAKPLAGDNGSGMHAHQSLWKDNSPLFYDEAGYGGLSDTARYYIGGILKHAGSVLAFTNPTLNSYHRLVPGFEAPINLVYSQRNRSAAIRIPISGSNPKAKRVEFRAPDPTGNPYFGFAAMMMAGLDGIKNRIEPHAPVDKDLYELPPEEAADIPQAPTSLEAALASLEKDHDFLTEGDVFTEDLLDTYLKYKFDNEISPVRLRPTPQEFEMYYDC; this comes from the coding sequence GTGGCTTTCACTAATGCTGAAGATGTCACCACATACATCAAAGATAACGACGTCGAGTTCGTCGACATTCGGTTTACGGATGTCCCCGGCGTCGAACAGCACTTCACCATTCCAGCCGATGCTTTCGATGAGGACGTCATTAACGAGGGACTCGCTTTCGATGGTTCATCCGTCCGAGGATTCACCACTATTGACGAATCCGACATGGCCCTCATGCCAGACTTAGCAACGGCCCAGCTGGATCCGTTCCGCAAAGCTAAGACGCTGAACATGAAGTTCTTCGTCCACGATCCGCTGACTGGCGAAGCCTTCTCGCGTGACCCACGTAACGTTGCCCGCAAGGCGGAAGAGTACCTAGCCTCCACCGGCATCGCTGACACCTGCTTCTTTGGTGCTGAAGCTGAATTCTATATCTTCGATTCCGTCCGGTACAGTACAGACACCAACAACGCTTTCTACGAAGTCGATTCCGTCGAGGGCTGGTGGAACCGAGGTGCAGAAGAGGAACGTGACGGATCTGAGAACCTTGGCTACAAGACCCGCATCAAGGGAGGCTACTTCCCCGTCGCTCCGTACGATCACTTCCAGGATCTCCGCGACGACATGTCCCGCAACCTGATCAACGCGGGCTTCGAGCTTGAGCGCGCTCACCACGAGGTCGGTACCGGTGGACAGCAGGAAATCAACTACAAGTTCAACACGCTGCTCCACGCTGCTGATGACCTGCAGACATTTAAGTACATCATCAAGAACACCGCATGGCAGGAAGGCAAGTCCGCCACCTTCATGGCGAAGCCTCTCGCTGGCGACAACGGTTCGGGCATGCACGCTCACCAGTCGCTCTGGAAGGACAACTCGCCGCTGTTCTACGACGAGGCTGGCTACGGCGGACTGTCTGACACCGCCCGCTACTACATCGGCGGCATCCTGAAGCACGCTGGTTCAGTGTTGGCGTTCACCAACCCGACGCTGAACTCCTACCACCGCCTGGTTCCTGGCTTCGAGGCCCCCATCAACCTGGTGTACTCGCAGCGTAACCGTTCGGCAGCGATCCGTATTCCGATCTCCGGATCCAACCCGAAAGCCAAGCGCGTCGAATTCCGTGCACCAGACCCGACGGGTAACCCCTACTTCGGTTTCGCGGCGATGATGATGGCCGGCTTGGACGGCATCAAGAACCGCATCGAGCCACATGCTCCGGTGGACAAAGACCTCTACGAGCTTCCGCCCGAGGAGGCCGCTGACATCCCGCAGGCTCCAACCAGCCTCGAGGCAGCTCTGGCCTCCCTGGAGAAGGATCACGACTTCCTCACCGAGGGCGACGTCTTCACCGAGGATCTACTGGATACGTACCTCAAGTACAAGTTCGACAACGAAATCTCGCCAGTCCGCTTGCGTCCAACCCCGCAAGAGTTCGAAATGTACTACGACTGCTAA